From a region of the Betta splendens chromosome 5, fBetSpl5.4, whole genome shotgun sequence genome:
- the rft1 gene encoding protein RFT1 homolog, with translation MSSQDVLQDASTLASYNVLLQVMFRVLTFLLNAFTLRFVSKELIGVVNVRLTLLYSTLVFLSREAFRRACLSGGSGSSHSWRQVINLLWLTLPLGVLWAALLICVWLWLLEVPDPHSVPYYGPAVVLFALAGVQELLSEPLWVLAQAHMFVRLKVVAESLAMIAKCSVTVVLVVSAREWGLFIFSAAHLVYTGFLVLCYAVYFIRFLGSEEAVRKNFPLHRVADLLPCKNGGEPLVDWTLARLTWSFFKQSFLKQILTEGERYVMTFLNVLSFGDQGVYDIVNNLGSMVARFIFLPIEESFYIFFAKVLERGREVRRQRQDEVAIAAEVLECLLKLVLVIGLVITVFGYAYSHLALDIYGGSLLSSGSGPTLLRCYSCYVLLLAVNGVTECFVFAAMSQKEVDKYNLVMLALSVSFLFLSYILTWWAGAVGFILANCLNMGLRILHSLLFIRRYFQFSQWKPLRGLLPSPLLLVALAVSAGVTAVSESVFCCDGGWVLRLIHIGVGAACLLGVLVTVLLTETRLVQFVRTQLLPWYRKKRS, from the exons ATGAGTTCCCAGGATGTCCTGCAGGATGCGTCCACTCTGGCGTCGTATAATGTGTTACTCCAG GTGATGTTCCGCGTGCTCACCTTCCTGCTGAACGCGTTCACGTTGCGGTTCGTGTCCAAAGAGCTGATCGGGGTTGTTAATGTCAG GCTTACGCTGCTCTACTCCACACTAGTGTTCCTGTCCAGAGAGGCTTTCCGCAGAGCCTGTCTCAGTGGGGGGTCGGGGAGCAGCCACAGCTGGAGACAAGTCATCAACCTACTGTGGCTGAC GTTGCCTCTGGGCGTTTTATGGGCAGCGCTGCTGatctgtgtgtggctgtggcTTCTTGAGGTCCCGGATCCCCACAGTGTGCCGTACTATGGCCCCGCTGTGGTGCTGTTCGCCCTGGCAGGAGTGCAGGAGCTCCTGTCCGAGCCGCTCTGGGTCCTGGCTCAGGCTCACATGTTCGTCCGGCTGAAGGTGGTCGCCGAGAGCTTGGCAATGATCGCTAAGTGCAGCGTAAccgtggtgctggtggtgtcCGCCCGCGAATGGGGCCTGTTcatcttctctgctgctcat TTGGTCTACACAGGATTCTTGGTTCTGTGTTACGCTGTTTACTTCATTCGTTTCTTGGGCTCCGAGGAGGCAGTGAGGAAGAACTTTCCTCTGCATCGTGTTGCAGATCTGCTTCCCTGTAAAAATGGTGGCGAG CCCCTGGTTGATTGGACCTTAGCCCGGCTCACGTGGAGCTTCTTTAAGCAGTCCTTCCTGAAGCAGATCCTGACAGAGGGCGAGCGCTACGTCATGACCTTTTTGAATGTCCTCAGCTTTGGAGACCAGGGCGTCTACGACATTGTCAACAACCTGGGCTCCATGGTGGCGCGCTTCATCTTCCTGCCCATTGAGGAAAGCTTCTACATCTTCTTCGCTAAAGTGCTGGAGCGAGGACGTGAAGTCAGGCGTCAGAGACAG GACGAAGTCGCCATTGCAGCAGAGGTCCTGGAGTGTCTCCTGAAGCTGGTGCTGGTGATCGGTCTGGTGATCACAGTGTTCGGTTACGCCTACTCTCACCTGGCCCTGGACATCTACGGGGGTTCTCTGCTGAGCAGTGGGTCGG GGCCCACTTTGCTGAGGTGCTACAGCTGCTACGTCCTCTTGCTGGCTGTGAATGGAGTAACGGAGTGTTTTGTATTCGCTGCCATGAGCCAGAAGGAGGTGGACAA GTATAACCTGGTGATGCTGGCTCTGTCCGTGTCGTTCCTCTTCTTGTCCTACATACTGACATGGTGGGCCGGCGCTGTTGGTTTCATACTGGCCAACTGCCTTAACATGGGTCTGCGGATCCTTCACAGCCTGCTGTTTATACGCCGCTACTTCCAGTTTAGTCAGTGGAAGCCTCTGAGGGGTCTGTTGCCTTCCCCGCTTCTTCTAGTGGCACTGGCAGTCAGTGCAGGTGTCACAGCAGTTTCTGAG AGCGTGTTCTGCTGTGACGGCGGCTGGGTGCTGCGTCTGATCCATATCGGCGTCGGAGCAGCGTGTCTGCTTGGCGTTCTGGTAACCGTCCTCCTCACAGAGACACGTCTAGTCCAGTTCGTGAGGACACAGCTCCTGCCGTGGTACAGAAAGAAGCGTTCGTAA
- the mustn1a gene encoding musculoskeletal embryonic nuclear protein 1a: MSQPGQEEDEQIQRPEVSEEDLTEAKNKLGTSGPAKSKTMEVMEECEKMGKVAPSVFSGVRSGGETVFNARSARPARK; encoded by the exons ATGTCTCAA CCTGGTCAGGAAGAGGACGAACAAATACAGCGTCCTGAGGTCAGCGAAGAGGATTTGACTGAAGCAAAAAACAAACTGGGGACCAGTGGACCTGCAAAGAGCAAGACAATGGAAGTAATGGAGGAGTGTG AGAAAATGGGCAAAGTTGCTCCATCTGTGTTCAGTGGTGTGAGGTCCGGAGGTGAAACCGTCTTCAACGCTCGCTCTGCTCGACCAGCGAGGAAGTAA
- the eefsec gene encoding selenocysteine-specific elongation factor isoform X2 yields MMLVVDVVKGVQTQTAECLLIGELTCPRMVVVLNKVDLLPANKRQSAIEKMTKRLHKTLESTRFKECPVIAVAAKPGGPEAPDTEEPQGVPELIELLKKQTYLPQRDPKGDLLMAVDHCFSIRGQGTVMTGTILKGSLAVNDTVEIPALKVTKKIKSVQMFRKPVSGATQGDRVGVCVTQFDPKLLERGLVCTPGSLRTLYAAVISVRKIGYFKGPLATRAKFHVTVGHETVMAKVAFFGLPPAAPSGPPPATARPCSLEEPFTFDREYFYQDEYAAGQGEAGSGADPEQWALLEFERPVTCPLLCLVIGSKLDTDIHANACRLAFQGRLLQGFEEKTYTETALPRLHIYKTKQKEGQVERVTDDYTVIGRNLFKKETNLQLFVGLKVTLSTGESGVIEGGFGQSGKFKIRVPEGLRPETKQLMTSNSKKKGKGGGKGSPAHEDEPKLDSQPISIHLHFKRYVFDPHKKMVQS; encoded by the exons ATGAtgctggtggtggatgtggtgaAGGGGGTGCAGACCCAGACGGCGGAGTGTCTGCTGATAGGAGAACTGACCTGCCCACGCATGGTGGTGGTCCTCAACAAGGTGGACCTGCTGCCAGCGAACAAGCGACAGAGCGCCATTGAGAAGATGACCAAAAGGCTGCACAAAACCCTGGAGAGCACCAG ATTCAAGGAATGTCCAGTAATTGCTGTGGCAGCGAAGCCTGGGGGTCCAGAGGCTCCTGACACAGAGGAGCCACAGGGAGTGCCTGAGTTAATAGAG CTTTTGAAGAAGCAGACCTACCTCCCTCAGAGAGACCCTAAGGGTGACCTTCTGATGGCTGTGGACCATTGCTTCTCCATCCGTGGACAGGGTACAGTCATGACGGGCACCATACTGAAGGGGTCATTGGCTGTCAACGACACAGTGGAAATCCCAGCCTTAAAG GTGACCAAGAAGATCAAGTCGGTGCAGATGTTTCGTAAGCCGGTGTCTGGGGCCACGCAGGGCGACcgcgtgggtgtgtgcgtgacGCAGTTCGACCCTAAGCTGCTGGAGCGAGGGCTCGTGTGCACCCCGGGGTCCCTGCGCACCCTGTACGCCGCCGTCATCTCCGTCCGGAAGATCGGCTACTTCAAGGGCCCGCTGGCCACTCGCGCCAAGTTTCACGTCACCGTGGGGCACGAGACCGTCATGGCGAAGGTGGCGTTCTTCGGGCTGCCGCCCGCGGCGCCCTCGGGGCCGCCGCCCGCCACCGCCCGGCCGTGCTCCCTGGAGGAGCCGTTCACCTTCGACAGGGAGTACTTCTACCAGGACGAGTACGCCGCTGGTCAGGGGGAGGCCGGCTCAGGCGCCGACCCAGAGCAGTGGGCGCTGTTGGAGTTCGAGAGGCCCGTCACGTGCCCCTTGCTCTGCCTTGTGATCGGATCCAAGCTGGACACGGACATCCATGCCAACGCGTGCCGGCTAGCCTTCCAAGGCCGTCTGTTACAGGGCTTTGAAGAAAAAACCTACACGGAGACGGCCCTGCCTCGTCTGCACATCTACAAGACCAAACAAAAGGAGGGACAGGTAGAGAGG GTGACCGACGACTACACTGTGATTGGCCGGAACCTGTTCAAGAAGGAGACCaacctccagctgtttgtggggttaaaggtcacgcTGTCAACAGGCGAGAGCGGCGTCATTGAGGGCGGGTTCGGACAGAGCGGGAAGTTTAAGATTCGCGTCCCAG AGGGTCTTCGTCCAGAAACCAAACAGCTGATGACCTCCAACTCTAAGAAGAAGGGGAAGGGTGGAGGCAAAGGCAGCCCCGCACATGAAGACGAGCCTAAATTAGACTCTCAGCCCATTAGCATTCACTTGCATTTCAAACGCTATGTCTTTGATCCGCATAAAAAAATGGTGCAGTCTTGA
- the ruvbl1 gene encoding ruvB-like 1 — protein MKIEEVKSTTKTQRIASHSHVKGLGLDEAGNAKQTACGLVGQEAAREACGIIVELIRSKKMAGRAVLLAGPPGTGKTALALAVAQELGNKVPFCPMVGSEVYSSEIKKTEVLMENFRRAIGLRIKETKEVYEGEVTELTPCETENPMGGYGKTISHVIIGLKTGKGTKQLKLDPSIYESLQKERVEVGDVIYIEANSGAVKRQGRCDTFATEFDLEAEEYVPLPKGDVHKKKEIVQDVTLHDLDVANARPQGGQDILSMMGQLMKPKKTEITDKLRAEINKVVNRYIDQGVAELVPGVLFVDEVHMLDIECFTYLHRALESTIAPIVVFASNRGNCLIRGTEDISSPHGIPLDLLDRVMIIRTMLYTPQEMKQIIKIRAQTEGINISEEALTHLAEIGTKTTLRYAVQLLTPASLLGRVQGKETVEREQVEEINELFYDAKSSAKILQDQHHKFMK, from the exons ATGAAGATAGAAGAGGTTAAAAGTACCACAAAAACTCAGCGGATCGCATCTCACAGTCACGTCAAAGGACTCGGATTAGACGAGGCCGGGAATGCTAAACAGACTGCATGCGGTCTAGTTGGCCAGGAGGCTGCTAGAGAG GCCTGTGGCATTATAGTCGAGCTGATCCGTTCAAAAAAGATGGCTGGACGGGCAGTGTTGCTGGCTGGACCCCCTGGTACAGGAAAG ACTGCCCTTGCCTTGGCTGTAGCACAGGAGTTGGGAAACAAGGTGCCTTTCTGTCCTATGGTTGGCAGTGAGGTCTACTcatctgaaattaaaaaaacagaagtacTCATGGAAAATTTCAGGAGGGCCATTG GACTGCGAATCAAAGAGACCAAGGAGGTGTATGAAGGGGAGGTGACAGAGCTGACCCCCTGTGAGACTGAGAATCCTATGGGTGGTTACGGAAAAACCATCAGCCACGTCATCATTGGTCTGAAGACGGGCAAAGGCACCAAGCAGCTCAAG CTTGATCCCAGTATTTATGAGAGTCTTCAAAAGGAACGTGTGGAAGTGGGAGATGTCATCTACATTGAAGCCAACAGTGGAGCTGTCAAG AGGCAAGGTCGTTGCGACACCTTCGCGACAGAGTTTGATCTGGAAGCCGAAGAATATGTGCCGCTGCCTAAAGGTGATGTTCACAAAAAGAAGGAGATCGTCCAAGATGTGACGCTGCACGACCTGGATGTCGCAAATGCCCGGCCCCAG GGAGGTCAAGACATTCTCTCCATGATGGGTCAACTGATGAAGccaaaaaagacagaaatcacAG ATAAGCTGCGTGCAGAAATCAACAAGGTGGTGAATCGCTACATTGATCAAGGTGTAGCTGAGCTTGTGCCTGGGGTTCTGTTTGTGGATGAGGTGCACATGCTGGATATCGAATGCTTCACCTACCTCCACAGGGCACTGGAGAGCACCATCGCCCCCATTGTTGTGTTCGCCTCCAACAGGGGAAACTGTTTAATCAG GGGCACAGAGGACATCAGCTCTCCACATGGGATTCCTCTGGACTTGCTGGACAGGGTCATGATAATCCGCACCATGTTATACACACCACAGGAGATGAAGCAG ATCATCAAGATTCGTGCTCAGACTGAGGGGATCAATATCAGCGAGGAAGCGCTTACACACCTGGCAGAGATTGGCACAAAGACCACTCTCAG ATACGCCGTGCAGCTGCTGACTCCGGCCAGTTTGCTGGGACGTGTTCAGGGGAAAGAAACggtggagagagagcaggtggaggaaatcAACGAGTTATTCTATGACGCCAAATCCTCGGCCAAAATCCTCCAAGACCAGCATCACAAGTTTATGAAATAA
- the eefsec gene encoding selenocysteine-specific elongation factor isoform X1 — protein sequence MSASSDSRAPRTLNFNVGVLGHVDSGKTSLARALSSTASTAAFDKNPQSRERGITLDLGFSSFTVDLPDHLRDERYDSLQFTLVDCPGHASLIRTIIGGAHIIDLMMLVVDVVKGVQTQTAECLLIGELTCPRMVVVLNKVDLLPANKRQSAIEKMTKRLHKTLESTRFKECPVIAVAAKPGGPEAPDTEEPQGVPELIELLKKQTYLPQRDPKGDLLMAVDHCFSIRGQGTVMTGTILKGSLAVNDTVEIPALKVTKKIKSVQMFRKPVSGATQGDRVGVCVTQFDPKLLERGLVCTPGSLRTLYAAVISVRKIGYFKGPLATRAKFHVTVGHETVMAKVAFFGLPPAAPSGPPPATARPCSLEEPFTFDREYFYQDEYAAGQGEAGSGADPEQWALLEFERPVTCPLLCLVIGSKLDTDIHANACRLAFQGRLLQGFEEKTYTETALPRLHIYKTKQKEGQVERVTDDYTVIGRNLFKKETNLQLFVGLKVTLSTGESGVIEGGFGQSGKFKIRVPEGLRPETKQLMTSNSKKKGKGGGKGSPAHEDEPKLDSQPISIHLHFKRYVFDPHKKMVQS from the exons ATGTCCGCGTCCTCCGACAGCCGCGCTCCTCGAACGCTGAACTTCAACGTGGGGGTGCTCGGACATGTGGACAGCGGCAAGACGTCGCTTGCGAGGGCGCTGAGCAGCACCGCCTCCACGGCCGCCTTCGACAAGAACCCGCAGTCCCGAGAGAGAGGCATCACGCTGGACCtcggcttctcctccttcacggTGGACCTTCCCGATCACCTGCGGGATGAGCGGTATGACAGCCTGCAGTTCACGCTGGTGGACTGCCCCGGACACGCTTCTCTCATTCGGACTATTATAGGAG GCGCCCACATCATTGACCTAATGAtgctggtggtggatgtggtgaAGGGGGTGCAGACCCAGACGGCGGAGTGTCTGCTGATAGGAGAACTGACCTGCCCACGCATGGTGGTGGTCCTCAACAAGGTGGACCTGCTGCCAGCGAACAAGCGACAGAGCGCCATTGAGAAGATGACCAAAAGGCTGCACAAAACCCTGGAGAGCACCAG ATTCAAGGAATGTCCAGTAATTGCTGTGGCAGCGAAGCCTGGGGGTCCAGAGGCTCCTGACACAGAGGAGCCACAGGGAGTGCCTGAGTTAATAGAG CTTTTGAAGAAGCAGACCTACCTCCCTCAGAGAGACCCTAAGGGTGACCTTCTGATGGCTGTGGACCATTGCTTCTCCATCCGTGGACAGGGTACAGTCATGACGGGCACCATACTGAAGGGGTCATTGGCTGTCAACGACACAGTGGAAATCCCAGCCTTAAAG GTGACCAAGAAGATCAAGTCGGTGCAGATGTTTCGTAAGCCGGTGTCTGGGGCCACGCAGGGCGACcgcgtgggtgtgtgcgtgacGCAGTTCGACCCTAAGCTGCTGGAGCGAGGGCTCGTGTGCACCCCGGGGTCCCTGCGCACCCTGTACGCCGCCGTCATCTCCGTCCGGAAGATCGGCTACTTCAAGGGCCCGCTGGCCACTCGCGCCAAGTTTCACGTCACCGTGGGGCACGAGACCGTCATGGCGAAGGTGGCGTTCTTCGGGCTGCCGCCCGCGGCGCCCTCGGGGCCGCCGCCCGCCACCGCCCGGCCGTGCTCCCTGGAGGAGCCGTTCACCTTCGACAGGGAGTACTTCTACCAGGACGAGTACGCCGCTGGTCAGGGGGAGGCCGGCTCAGGCGCCGACCCAGAGCAGTGGGCGCTGTTGGAGTTCGAGAGGCCCGTCACGTGCCCCTTGCTCTGCCTTGTGATCGGATCCAAGCTGGACACGGACATCCATGCCAACGCGTGCCGGCTAGCCTTCCAAGGCCGTCTGTTACAGGGCTTTGAAGAAAAAACCTACACGGAGACGGCCCTGCCTCGTCTGCACATCTACAAGACCAAACAAAAGGAGGGACAGGTAGAGAGG GTGACCGACGACTACACTGTGATTGGCCGGAACCTGTTCAAGAAGGAGACCaacctccagctgtttgtggggttaaaggtcacgcTGTCAACAGGCGAGAGCGGCGTCATTGAGGGCGGGTTCGGACAGAGCGGGAAGTTTAAGATTCGCGTCCCAG AGGGTCTTCGTCCAGAAACCAAACAGCTGATGACCTCCAACTCTAAGAAGAAGGGGAAGGGTGGAGGCAAAGGCAGCCCCGCACATGAAGACGAGCCTAAATTAGACTCTCAGCCCATTAGCATTCACTTGCATTTCAAACGCTATGTCTTTGATCCGCATAAAAAAATGGTGCAGTCTTGA